Proteins from a single region of Pseudorasbora parva isolate DD20220531a chromosome 22, ASM2467924v1, whole genome shotgun sequence:
- the si:ch1073-456m8.1 gene encoding leucine-rich repeat flightless-interacting protein 2, with protein sequence MHSGQLEKAGSLRKRTLSRGMSEEESLRHIIREAEETTRHLSRSDSRYGSLKRGQREESQSEDDLLSENVEMELRTLSLQQEALLFQVDCLQDTLEGTEEMLAETQRETHQLTLELERERALRRKLEDMLASVMLEMERLREERGAEQPECRAAGPVWLQAAPEGTSVDPDEDSRAAPEPQLKRQTLGQNQSQGPEARPGEENDESSGYEDAPSEFSPAPSTPEEEEEEEDEDEGVDGMSSGEPRLRTNADSCALS encoded by the exons ATGCACTCGGGTCAGCTGGAGAAAGCGGGATCCCTGAGGAAGCGGACTCTCTCCCGCGGGATGAGCGAAGAAGAGTCTCTTCGGCACATTATCAGAGAG GCAGAAGAGACGaccagacacctgtcacgcagCGATAGCAGATACGGCTCATTAAAACGAGGACAAAGAGAAGAAAGCCAG agtgaagaTGATCTGCTTTCTGAGAACGTGGAAATG GAGCTGCGGACGCTCTCGCTCCAGCAGGAGGCGCTTCTGTTCCAGGTGGACTGCCTTCAGGACACACTCGAGGGGACGGAGGAGATGCTCGcagaaacacagagagagacacaccAGCTCACCCTg GAGctggagcgagagagagcgctGAGGAGGAAGCTGGAGGACATGCTGGCCTCAGTAATGCTGGAGATGGAGAGGTTAAGAGAG GAAAGAGGAGCGGAGCAGCCGGAGTGCAGAGCCGCGGGGCCCGTGTGGCTTCAGGCCGCTCCAGAGGGGACGTCAGTGGACCCCGATGAGGACAGCAGAGCTGCTCCAGAACCACAGCTGAAGAGGCAAACACTGGGCCAGAACCAGAGCCAGGGGCCCGAGGCGCGGCCCGGAGAGGAGAATGATGAGAGCAGCGGATACGAGGACGCTCCGTCAGAGTTCTCTCCCGCTCCATCCACTCCggaagaagaggaggaagaggaggatgaggatgaaGGAGTGGATGGGATGAGTTCTGGAGAGCCCCGGCTCCGGACCAATGCTGATTCCTGCGCTCTCTCCTGA